A portion of the Streptomyces coeruleoprunus genome contains these proteins:
- a CDS encoding NUDIX hydrolase, translating to MSLHDDAVLVLKAYEGGQEELRRTYLDHLAAHPDGMWKACGAGHLTASALVVDPERGGVLLTLHKKLGMWLQMGGHCEPQDTTVAGAALREATEESGIPGLTLLPGGPRRLDRHPIPAPCNWHLDLQYVALAPPDAVAAISEESLDLRWFRYDEVAAVADGSVVRLVEAARTAL from the coding sequence GTGAGCCTGCACGATGACGCCGTCCTCGTACTGAAGGCGTACGAGGGCGGGCAGGAGGAGCTGCGCCGGACGTATCTGGACCACTTGGCGGCGCACCCGGACGGGATGTGGAAGGCGTGCGGGGCCGGGCACCTGACGGCCAGCGCGCTGGTGGTGGACCCCGAGCGCGGCGGGGTGCTGCTGACCCTGCACAAGAAGCTCGGCATGTGGTTGCAGATGGGCGGCCACTGCGAGCCGCAGGACACGACGGTGGCCGGGGCGGCGCTGCGCGAGGCGACCGAGGAGTCCGGCATCCCGGGCCTGACGCTGCTGCCGGGCGGCCCGCGGCGGCTCGACCGGCACCCGATCCCGGCGCCCTGCAATTGGCACCTGGACCTTCAGTACGTGGCGCTCGCGCCGCCGGACGCGGTGGCCGCGATCAGCGAGGAGTCGCTGGACCTGCGCTGGTTCCGGTACGACGAGGTGGCGGCGGTGGCCGACGGCTCGGTCGTACGGCTGGTGGAGGCGGCGCGGACGGCGCTCTGA